The Diospyros lotus cultivar Yz01 chromosome 15, ASM1463336v1, whole genome shotgun sequence genome has a window encoding:
- the LOC127791788 gene encoding zinc finger CCCH domain-containing protein 17-like isoform X11, translating to MDAVGYRLQGDLFLSLINCISLCAYSMAIVAVRVSERRQGSGFRRQSRGGLVNVICAAFWLEGRCCRHPCKFLHAETKSVTSRQPKQFQDYKSRTWKRTPDNSSIVKNSSVLSSAEDGSEHSNGTERVQDKVCQYWLPGKCVHGEVCKFLHSWSYGNGFSMITKLEGHCKAVMGIVLPSGSNKLYTGCKDKTIRVWDYNTGQVWNTQTCNELTLTGPVGQVHAMATTDDMLFAAAQDGTILAWKFRSENEHPELIASLKVHSCAVISLAIGANMLYSGSMDNTIRVWDLNTLLCVQTLQGHTGSVMSVLCWDKYLLSCSLDGTIKAWGATEAGDMEMIYSHKEEHGVVALCGLNDAGAKPILFCSCNDNCVRLDGFLHDRWMPLVTDYRAIYSRH from the exons ATGGATGCCGTTGGTTACAGACTACAGGGCGATTTATTCTtgtcattaattaattgtatatcTCTGTGTGCGTATAGTATGGCAATTGTGGCGGTAAGAGTTTCAGAGAGGAGGCAGGGGTCAGGTTTTCGTCGGCAATCCAGAGGAGGACTAGTGAACGTTATTTGTGCTGCCTTTTGGCTTGAGGGGAGGTGCTGTCGACACCCGTGTAAGTTCTTGCACGCAGAAACAAAATCAGTGACCTCACGACAACCTAAACAATTCCAAGACTATAAGTCAAGAACTTGGAAGAGGACTCCCGACAACAGCAGTATTGTCAAGAATTCATCTGTTTTGTCAAGTGCCGAAGATGGATCTGAACATAGTAATGGTACTGAAAGGGTTCAAGACAAAGTTTGCCAATATTGGCTTCCTGGAAAGTGCGTGCATGGTGAGGTCTGCAAATTCTTGCACTCCTGGTCTTATGGCAACGGGTTTTCAATGATCACGAAGCTAGAAGGACACTGTAAG GCTGTTATGGGGATTGTGCTGCCTTCTGGCTCCAACAAGCTTTACACAGGTTGCAAGGATAAAACAATACGGGTTTGGGACTACAATACTGGTCAG GTGTGGAACACTCAGACGTGCAATGAACTGACCCTTACCGGGCCAGTTGGACAAGTTCATGCTATGGCCACAACTGATGATATGCTTTTTGCTGCGGCACAG GATGGCACCATATTGGCATGGAAATTTAGGTCTGAAAATGAACACCCTGAATTAATCGCATCACTGAAGGTTCATAGTTGTGCTGTTATTTCACTTGCTATTGGAGCAAATATGCTCTACTCTGGTTCCATGGACAACACAATAAGA GTGTGGGATCTGAATACCTTGCTCTGTGTCCAAACGCTACAAGGACATACGGGTTCAGTTATGTCTGTTCTTTGCTGGGATAAGTATTTGTTGTCCTGTTCATTGGATGGAACCATAAAG GCTTGGGGTGCTACCGAAGCTGGGGACATGGAGATGATCTACTCGCATAAAGAAGAACAC GGTGTTGTTGCTCTTTGTGGGCTTAATGATGCAGGGGCCAAACCTATTCTGTTTTGCTCATGCAACGACAACTGTGTCCGCTTGGACGGTTTTCTTCATGACAGATGGATGCCGTTGGTTACAGACTACAGGGCGATTTATTCAcgtcattaa
- the LOC127791788 gene encoding zinc finger CCCH domain-containing protein 17-like isoform X2, translated as MDAVGYRLQGDLFLSLINCISLCAYSMAIVAVRVSERRQGSGFRRQSRGGLVNVICAAFWLEGRCCRHPCKFLHAETKSVTSRQPKQFQDYKSRTWKRTPDNSSIVKNSSVLSSAEDGSEHSNGTERVQDKVCQYWLPGKCVHGEVCKFLHSWSYGNGFSMITKLEGHCKAVMGIVLPSGSNKLYTGCKDKTIRVWDYNTGQVWNTQTCNELTLTGPVGQVHAMATTDDMLFAAAQDGTILAWKFRSENEHPELIASLKVHSCAVISLAIGANMLYSGSMDNTIRVWDLNTLLCVQTLQGHTGSVMSVLCWDKYLLSCSLDGTIKAWGATEAGDMEMIYSHKEEHGPNLFCFAHATTTVSACMTCQRSLKGAGSLHGEKLGQFRLAQQAQASSSLGMQRGNSSVEIGYAERELKKKTLSSCMR; from the exons ATGGATGCCGTTGGTTACAGACTACAGGGCGATTTATTCTtgtcattaattaattgtatatcTCTGTGTGCGTATAGTATGGCAATTGTGGCGGTAAGAGTTTCAGAGAGGAGGCAGGGGTCAGGTTTTCGTCGGCAATCCAGAGGAGGACTAGTGAACGTTATTTGTGCTGCCTTTTGGCTTGAGGGGAGGTGCTGTCGACACCCGTGTAAGTTCTTGCACGCAGAAACAAAATCAGTGACCTCACGACAACCTAAACAATTCCAAGACTATAAGTCAAGAACTTGGAAGAGGACTCCCGACAACAGCAGTATTGTCAAGAATTCATCTGTTTTGTCAAGTGCCGAAGATGGATCTGAACATAGTAATGGTACTGAAAGGGTTCAAGACAAAGTTTGCCAATATTGGCTTCCTGGAAAGTGCGTGCATGGTGAGGTCTGCAAATTCTTGCACTCCTGGTCTTATGGCAACGGGTTTTCAATGATCACGAAGCTAGAAGGACACTGTAAG GCTGTTATGGGGATTGTGCTGCCTTCTGGCTCCAACAAGCTTTACACAGGTTGCAAGGATAAAACAATACGGGTTTGGGACTACAATACTGGTCAG GTGTGGAACACTCAGACGTGCAATGAACTGACCCTTACCGGGCCAGTTGGACAAGTTCATGCTATGGCCACAACTGATGATATGCTTTTTGCTGCGGCACAG GATGGCACCATATTGGCATGGAAATTTAGGTCTGAAAATGAACACCCTGAATTAATCGCATCACTGAAGGTTCATAGTTGTGCTGTTATTTCACTTGCTATTGGAGCAAATATGCTCTACTCTGGTTCCATGGACAACACAATAAGA GTGTGGGATCTGAATACCTTGCTCTGTGTCCAAACGCTACAAGGACATACGGGTTCAGTTATGTCTGTTCTTTGCTGGGATAAGTATTTGTTGTCCTGTTCATTGGATGGAACCATAAAG GCTTGGGGTGCTACCGAAGCTGGGGACATGGAGATGATCTACTCGCATAAAGAAGAACAC GGGCCAAACCTATTCTGTTTTGCTCATGCAACGACAACTGTGTCCGCTTGTATGACTTGCCAAC GTTCACTGAAAGGGGCAGGCTCTTTGCATGGCGAGAAGTTGGGGCAATTCAGATTGGCCCAGCAGGCGCAGGCCTCTTCTTCACTGGGGATGCAACGGGGGAATAGCAGTGTGGAAATTGGATACGCAGAGAGagagttgaagaagaagacgcTTTCATCATGCATGAGATGA
- the LOC127791788 gene encoding zinc finger CCCH domain-containing protein 17-like isoform X13 codes for MDAVGYRLQGDLFLSLINCISLCAYSMAIVAVRVSERRQGSGFRRQSRGGLVNVICAAFWLEGRCCRHPCKFLHAETKSVTSRQPKQFQDYKSRTWKRTPDNSSIVKNSSVLSSAEDGSEHSNGTERVQDKVCQYWLPGKCVHGEVCKFLHSWSYGNGFSMITKLEGHCKAVMGIVLPSGSNKLYTGCKDKTIRVWDYNTGQVWNTQTCNELTLTGPVGQVHAMATTDDMLFAAAQDGTILAWKFRSENEHPELIASLKVHSCAVISLAIGANMLYSGSMDNTIRVWDLNTLLCVQTLQGHTGSVMSVLCWDKYLLSCSLDGTIKAWGATEAGDMEMIYSHKEEHYGNCGGKSFREEARVRFSSAIQRRTSERYLCCLLA; via the exons ATGGATGCCGTTGGTTACAGACTACAGGGCGATTTATTCTtgtcattaattaattgtatatcTCTGTGTGCGTATAGTATGGCAATTGTGGCGGTAAGAGTTTCAGAGAGGAGGCAGGGGTCAGGTTTTCGTCGGCAATCCAGAGGAGGACTAGTGAACGTTATTTGTGCTGCCTTTTGGCTTGAGGGGAGGTGCTGTCGACACCCGTGTAAGTTCTTGCACGCAGAAACAAAATCAGTGACCTCACGACAACCTAAACAATTCCAAGACTATAAGTCAAGAACTTGGAAGAGGACTCCCGACAACAGCAGTATTGTCAAGAATTCATCTGTTTTGTCAAGTGCCGAAGATGGATCTGAACATAGTAATGGTACTGAAAGGGTTCAAGACAAAGTTTGCCAATATTGGCTTCCTGGAAAGTGCGTGCATGGTGAGGTCTGCAAATTCTTGCACTCCTGGTCTTATGGCAACGGGTTTTCAATGATCACGAAGCTAGAAGGACACTGTAAG GCTGTTATGGGGATTGTGCTGCCTTCTGGCTCCAACAAGCTTTACACAGGTTGCAAGGATAAAACAATACGGGTTTGGGACTACAATACTGGTCAG GTGTGGAACACTCAGACGTGCAATGAACTGACCCTTACCGGGCCAGTTGGACAAGTTCATGCTATGGCCACAACTGATGATATGCTTTTTGCTGCGGCACAG GATGGCACCATATTGGCATGGAAATTTAGGTCTGAAAATGAACACCCTGAATTAATCGCATCACTGAAGGTTCATAGTTGTGCTGTTATTTCACTTGCTATTGGAGCAAATATGCTCTACTCTGGTTCCATGGACAACACAATAAGA GTGTGGGATCTGAATACCTTGCTCTGTGTCCAAACGCTACAAGGACATACGGGTTCAGTTATGTCTGTTCTTTGCTGGGATAAGTATTTGTTGTCCTGTTCATTGGATGGAACCATAAAG GCTTGGGGTGCTACCGAAGCTGGGGACATGGAGATGATCTACTCGCATAAAGAAGAACAC TATGGCAATTGTGGCGGTAAGAGTTTCAGAGAGGAGGCAAGGGTCAGGTTTTCGTCGGCAATCCAGAGGAGGACTAGTGAACGTTACTTGTGCTGCCTTTTGGCTTGA
- the LOC127791788 gene encoding zinc finger CCCH domain-containing protein 17-like isoform X9: MDAVGYRLQGDLFLSLINCISLCAYSMAIVAVRVSERRQGSGFRRQSRGGLVNVICAAFWLEGRCCRHPCKFLHAETKSVTSRQPKQFQDYKSRTWKRTPDNSSIVKNSSVLSSAEDGSEHSNGTERVQDKVCQYWLPGKCVHGEVCKFLHSWSYGNGFSMITKLEGHCKAVMGIVLPSGSNKLYTGCKDKTIRVWDYNTGQVWNTQTCNELTLTGPVGQVHAMATTDDMLFAAAQDGTILAWKFRSENEHPELIASLKVHSCAVISLAIGANMLYSGSMDNTIRVWDLNTLLCVQTLQGHTGSVMSVLCWDKYLLSCSLDGTIKAWGATKAGDIEMIYSHKEHGVFALCGLNDAGAKPILFCSCNDNCVRLYDLPTFTERGRLFAWREVGAIQIGPAGAGLFFTGDATGE, translated from the exons ATGGATGCCGTTGGTTACAGACTACAGGGCGATTTATTCTtgtcattaattaattgtatatcTCTGTGTGCGTATAGTATGGCAATTGTGGCGGTAAGAGTTTCAGAGAGGAGGCAGGGGTCAGGTTTTCGTCGGCAATCCAGAGGAGGACTAGTGAACGTTATTTGTGCTGCCTTTTGGCTTGAGGGGAGGTGCTGTCGACACCCGTGTAAGTTCTTGCACGCAGAAACAAAATCAGTGACCTCACGACAACCTAAACAATTCCAAGACTATAAGTCAAGAACTTGGAAGAGGACTCCCGACAACAGCAGTATTGTCAAGAATTCATCTGTTTTGTCAAGTGCCGAAGATGGATCTGAACATAGTAATGGTACTGAAAGGGTTCAAGACAAAGTTTGCCAATATTGGCTTCCTGGAAAGTGCGTGCATGGTGAGGTCTGCAAATTCTTGCACTCCTGGTCTTATGGCAACGGGTTTTCAATGATCACGAAGCTAGAAGGACACTGTAAG GCTGTTATGGGGATTGTGCTGCCTTCTGGCTCCAACAAGCTTTACACAGGTTGCAAGGATAAAACAATACGGGTTTGGGACTACAATACTGGTCAG GTGTGGAACACTCAGACGTGCAATGAACTGACCCTTACCGGGCCAGTTGGACAAGTTCATGCTATGGCCACAACTGATGATATGCTTTTTGCTGCGGCACAG GATGGCACCATATTGGCATGGAAATTTAGGTCTGAAAATGAACACCCTGAATTAATCGCATCACTGAAGGTTCATAGTTGTGCTGTTATTTCACTTGCTATTGGAGCAAATATGCTCTACTCTGGTTCCATGGACAACACAATAAGA GTGTGGGATCTGAATACCTTGCTCTGTGTCCAAACGCTACAAGGACATACGGGTTCAGTTATGTCTGTTCTTTGCTGGGATAAGTATTTGTTGTCCTGTTCATTGGATGGAACCATAAAG GCTTGGGGTGCTACCAAAGCTGGGGACATAGAGATGATCTACTCACATAAAGAACAC GGTGTTTTTGCTCTTTGTGGGCTTAATGATGCAGGGGCCAAACCTATTCTGTTTTGCTCATGCAACGACAACTGTGTCCGCTTGTATGACTTGCCAAC GTTCACTGAAAGGGGCAGGCTCTTTGCATGGCGAGAAGTTGGGGCAATTCAGATTGGCCCAGCAGGCGCAGGCCTCTTCTTCACTGGGGATGCAACGGGGGAATAG
- the LOC127791788 gene encoding zinc finger CCCH domain-containing protein 17-like isoform X10, protein MDAVGYRLQGDLFLSLINCISLCAYSMAIVAVRVSERRQGSGFRRQSRGGLVNVICAAFWLEGRCCRHPCKFLHAETKSVTSRQPKQFQDYKSRTWKRTPDNSSIVKNSSVLSSAEDGSEHSNGTERVQDKVCQYWLPGKCVHGEVCKFLHSWSYGNGFSMITKLEGHCKAVMGIALPSGSNKLYTGCKDKTIRVWDYNTGQTCNELTLTGPVGQVHAMATTDDMLFAATQDVTILAWKFRSENEHPELVASLKVHSCAVISLAIGANMLYSGSMDNTIRVWDLNTLLCVQTLQGHTGSVMSVLCWDKYLLSCSLDGTIKAWGATKAGDIEMIYSHKEHGVFALCGLNDAGAKPILFCSCNDNCVRLYDLPTFTERGRLFAWREVGAIQIGPAGAGLFFTGDATGE, encoded by the exons ATGGATGCCGTTGGTTACAGACTACAGGGCGATTTATTCTtgtcattaattaattgtatatcTCTGTGTGCGTATAGTATGGCAATTGTGGCGGTAAGAGTTTCAGAGAGGAGGCAGGGGTCAGGTTTTCGTCGGCAATCCAGAGGAGGACTAGTGAACGTTATTTGTGCTGCCTTTTGGCTTGAGGGGAGGTGCTGTCGACACCCGTGTAAGTTCTTGCACGCAGAAACAAAATCAGTGACCTCACGACAACCTAAACAATTCCAAGACTATAAGTCAAGAACTTGGAAGAGGACTCCCGACAACAGCAGTATTGTCAAGAATTCATCTGTTTTGTCAAGTGCCGAAGATGGATCTGAACATAGTAATGGTACTGAAAGGGTTCAAGACAAAGTTTGCCAATATTGGCTTCCTGGAAAGTGCGTGCATGGTGAGGTCTGCAAATTCTTGCACTCCTGGTCTTATGGCAACGGGTTTTCAATGATCACGAAGCTAGAAGGACACTGTAAG GCTGTTATGGGGATTGCGCTTCCTTCTGGCTCCAACAAGCTTTACACAGGTTGCAAGGACAAAACAATACGGGTTTGGGACTACAATACTGGTCAG ACGTGCAATGAACTGACCCTTACCGGGCCAGTTGGACAAGTTCATGCTATGGCCACAACTGATGATATGCTTTTTGCTGCGACACAG GATGTCACCATATTGGCATGGAAATTTAGGTCTGAAAATGAACACCCTGAATTAGTCGCATCACTGAAGGTTCATAGTTGTGCTGTTATTTCACTTGCTATTGGAGCAAATATGCTCTACTCTGGTTCCATGGACAACACAATAAGA GTGTGGGATCTGAATACCTTGCTCTGTGTCCAAACGCTACAAGGACATACGGGTTCAGTTATGTCTGTTCTTTGCTGGGATAAGTATTTGTTGTCCTGTTCATTGGATGGAACCATAAAG GCTTGGGGTGCTACCAAAGCTGGGGACATAGAGATGATCTACTCACATAAAGAACAC GGTGTTTTTGCTCTTTGTGGGCTTAATGATGCAGGGGCCAAACCTATTCTGTTTTGCTCATGCAACGACAACTGTGTCCGCTTGTATGACTTGCCAAC GTTCACTGAAAGGGGCAGGCTCTTTGCATGGCGAGAAGTTGGGGCAATTCAGATTGGCCCAGCAGGCGCAGGCCTCTTCTTCACTGGGGATGCAACGGGGGAATAG
- the LOC127791788 gene encoding zinc finger CCCH domain-containing protein 17-like isoform X7, translating into MDAVGYRLQGDLFLSLINCISLCAYSMAIVAVRVSERRQGSGFRRQSRGGLVNVICAAFWLEGRCCRHPCKFLHAETKSVTSRQPKQFQDYKSRTWKRTPDNSSIVKNSSVLSSAEDGSEHSNGTERVQDKVCQYWLPGKCVHGEVCKFLHSWSYGNGFSMITKLEGHCKAVMGIVLPSGSNKLYTGCKDKTIRVWDYNTGQVWNTQTCNELTLTGPVGQVHAMATTDDMLFAAAQDGTILAWKFRSENEHPELIASLKVHSCAVISLAIGANMLYSGSMDNTIRVWDLNTLLCVQTLQGHTGSVMSVLCWDKYLLSCSLDGTIKAWGATEAGDMEMIYSHKEEHGVFALCGLNDAGAKPILFCSCNDNCVRLYDLPTFTERGRLFAWREVGAIQIGPAGAGLFFTGDATGE; encoded by the exons ATGGATGCCGTTGGTTACAGACTACAGGGCGATTTATTCTtgtcattaattaattgtatatcTCTGTGTGCGTATAGTATGGCAATTGTGGCGGTAAGAGTTTCAGAGAGGAGGCAGGGGTCAGGTTTTCGTCGGCAATCCAGAGGAGGACTAGTGAACGTTATTTGTGCTGCCTTTTGGCTTGAGGGGAGGTGCTGTCGACACCCGTGTAAGTTCTTGCACGCAGAAACAAAATCAGTGACCTCACGACAACCTAAACAATTCCAAGACTATAAGTCAAGAACTTGGAAGAGGACTCCCGACAACAGCAGTATTGTCAAGAATTCATCTGTTTTGTCAAGTGCCGAAGATGGATCTGAACATAGTAATGGTACTGAAAGGGTTCAAGACAAAGTTTGCCAATATTGGCTTCCTGGAAAGTGCGTGCATGGTGAGGTCTGCAAATTCTTGCACTCCTGGTCTTATGGCAACGGGTTTTCAATGATCACGAAGCTAGAAGGACACTGTAAG GCTGTTATGGGGATTGTGCTGCCTTCTGGCTCCAACAAGCTTTACACAGGTTGCAAGGATAAAACAATACGGGTTTGGGACTACAATACTGGTCAG GTGTGGAACACTCAGACGTGCAATGAACTGACCCTTACCGGGCCAGTTGGACAAGTTCATGCTATGGCCACAACTGATGATATGCTTTTTGCTGCGGCACAG GATGGCACCATATTGGCATGGAAATTTAGGTCTGAAAATGAACACCCTGAATTAATCGCATCACTGAAGGTTCATAGTTGTGCTGTTATTTCACTTGCTATTGGAGCAAATATGCTCTACTCTGGTTCCATGGACAACACAATAAGA GTGTGGGATCTGAATACCTTGCTCTGTGTCCAAACGCTACAAGGACATACGGGTTCAGTTATGTCTGTTCTTTGCTGGGATAAGTATTTGTTGTCCTGTTCATTGGATGGAACCATAAAG GCTTGGGGTGCTACCGAAGCTGGGGACATGGAGATGATCTACTCGCATAAAGAAGAACAC GGTGTTTTTGCTCTTTGTGGGCTTAATGATGCAGGGGCCAAACCTATTCTGTTTTGCTCATGCAACGACAACTGTGTCCGCTTGTATGACTTGCCAAC GTTCACTGAAAGGGGCAGGCTCTTTGCATGGCGAGAAGTTGGGGCAATTCAGATTGGCCCAGCAGGCGCAGGCCTCTTCTTCACTGGGGATGCAACGGGGGAATAG
- the LOC127791788 gene encoding zinc finger CCCH domain-containing protein 17-like isoform X12 has protein sequence MDAVGYRLQGDLFLSLINCISLCAYSMAIVAVRVSERRQGSGFRRQSRGGLVNVICAAFWLEGRCCRHPCKFLHAETKSVTSRQPKQFQDYKSRTWKRTPDNSSIVKNSSVLSSAEDGSEHSNGTERVQDKVCQYWLPGKCVHGEVCKFLHSWSYGNGFSMITKLEGHCKAVMGIVLPSGSNKLYTGCKDKTIRVWDYNTGQVWNTQTCNELTLTGPVGQVHAMATTDDMLFAAAQDGTILAWKFRSENEHPELIASLKVHSCAVISLAIGANMLYSGSMDNTIRVWDLNTLLCVQTLQGHTGSVMSVLCWDKYLLSCSLDGTIKAWGATEAGDMEMIYSHKEEHGPNLFCFAHATTTVSAWTVFFMTDGCRWLQTTGRFIHVIN, from the exons ATGGATGCCGTTGGTTACAGACTACAGGGCGATTTATTCTtgtcattaattaattgtatatcTCTGTGTGCGTATAGTATGGCAATTGTGGCGGTAAGAGTTTCAGAGAGGAGGCAGGGGTCAGGTTTTCGTCGGCAATCCAGAGGAGGACTAGTGAACGTTATTTGTGCTGCCTTTTGGCTTGAGGGGAGGTGCTGTCGACACCCGTGTAAGTTCTTGCACGCAGAAACAAAATCAGTGACCTCACGACAACCTAAACAATTCCAAGACTATAAGTCAAGAACTTGGAAGAGGACTCCCGACAACAGCAGTATTGTCAAGAATTCATCTGTTTTGTCAAGTGCCGAAGATGGATCTGAACATAGTAATGGTACTGAAAGGGTTCAAGACAAAGTTTGCCAATATTGGCTTCCTGGAAAGTGCGTGCATGGTGAGGTCTGCAAATTCTTGCACTCCTGGTCTTATGGCAACGGGTTTTCAATGATCACGAAGCTAGAAGGACACTGTAAG GCTGTTATGGGGATTGTGCTGCCTTCTGGCTCCAACAAGCTTTACACAGGTTGCAAGGATAAAACAATACGGGTTTGGGACTACAATACTGGTCAG GTGTGGAACACTCAGACGTGCAATGAACTGACCCTTACCGGGCCAGTTGGACAAGTTCATGCTATGGCCACAACTGATGATATGCTTTTTGCTGCGGCACAG GATGGCACCATATTGGCATGGAAATTTAGGTCTGAAAATGAACACCCTGAATTAATCGCATCACTGAAGGTTCATAGTTGTGCTGTTATTTCACTTGCTATTGGAGCAAATATGCTCTACTCTGGTTCCATGGACAACACAATAAGA GTGTGGGATCTGAATACCTTGCTCTGTGTCCAAACGCTACAAGGACATACGGGTTCAGTTATGTCTGTTCTTTGCTGGGATAAGTATTTGTTGTCCTGTTCATTGGATGGAACCATAAAG GCTTGGGGTGCTACCGAAGCTGGGGACATGGAGATGATCTACTCGCATAAAGAAGAACAC GGGCCAAACCTATTCTGTTTTGCTCATGCAACGACAACTGTGTCCGCTTGGACGGTTTTCTTCATGACAGATGGATGCCGTTGGTTACAGACTACAGGGCGATTTATTCAcgtcattaattaa
- the LOC127791788 gene encoding zinc finger CCCH domain-containing protein 17-like isoform X5 — MDAVGYRLQGDLFLSLINCISLCAYSMAIVAVRVSERRQGSGFRRQSRGGLVNVICAAFWLEGRCCRHPCKFLHAETKSVTSRQPKQFQDYKSRTWKRTPDNSSIVKNSSVLSSAEDGSEHSNGTERVQDKVCQYWLPGKCVHGEVCKFLHSWSYGNGFSMITKLEGHCKAVMGIALPSGSNKLYTGCKDKTIRVWDYNTGQTCNELTLTGPVGQVHAMATTDDMLFAATQDVTILAWKFRSENEHPELVASLKVHSCAVISLAIGANMLYSGSMDNTIRVWDLNTLLCVQTLQGHTGSVMSVLCWDKYLLSCSLDGTIKAWGATKAGDIEMIYSHKEHGPNLFCFAHATTTVSACMTCQRSLKGAGSLHGEKLGQFRLAQQAQASSSLGMQRGNSSVEIGYAERELKKKTLSSCMR; from the exons ATGGATGCCGTTGGTTACAGACTACAGGGCGATTTATTCTtgtcattaattaattgtatatcTCTGTGTGCGTATAGTATGGCAATTGTGGCGGTAAGAGTTTCAGAGAGGAGGCAGGGGTCAGGTTTTCGTCGGCAATCCAGAGGAGGACTAGTGAACGTTATTTGTGCTGCCTTTTGGCTTGAGGGGAGGTGCTGTCGACACCCGTGTAAGTTCTTGCACGCAGAAACAAAATCAGTGACCTCACGACAACCTAAACAATTCCAAGACTATAAGTCAAGAACTTGGAAGAGGACTCCCGACAACAGCAGTATTGTCAAGAATTCATCTGTTTTGTCAAGTGCCGAAGATGGATCTGAACATAGTAATGGTACTGAAAGGGTTCAAGACAAAGTTTGCCAATATTGGCTTCCTGGAAAGTGCGTGCATGGTGAGGTCTGCAAATTCTTGCACTCCTGGTCTTATGGCAACGGGTTTTCAATGATCACGAAGCTAGAAGGACACTGTAAG GCTGTTATGGGGATTGCGCTTCCTTCTGGCTCCAACAAGCTTTACACAGGTTGCAAGGACAAAACAATACGGGTTTGGGACTACAATACTGGTCAG ACGTGCAATGAACTGACCCTTACCGGGCCAGTTGGACAAGTTCATGCTATGGCCACAACTGATGATATGCTTTTTGCTGCGACACAG GATGTCACCATATTGGCATGGAAATTTAGGTCTGAAAATGAACACCCTGAATTAGTCGCATCACTGAAGGTTCATAGTTGTGCTGTTATTTCACTTGCTATTGGAGCAAATATGCTCTACTCTGGTTCCATGGACAACACAATAAGA GTGTGGGATCTGAATACCTTGCTCTGTGTCCAAACGCTACAAGGACATACGGGTTCAGTTATGTCTGTTCTTTGCTGGGATAAGTATTTGTTGTCCTGTTCATTGGATGGAACCATAAAG GCTTGGGGTGCTACCAAAGCTGGGGACATAGAGATGATCTACTCACATAAAGAACAC GGGCCAAACCTATTCTGTTTTGCTCATGCAACGACAACTGTGTCCGCTTGTATGACTTGCCAAC GTTCACTGAAAGGGGCAGGCTCTTTGCATGGCGAGAAGTTGGGGCAATTCAGATTGGCCCAGCAGGCGCAGGCCTCTTCTTCACTGGGGATGCAACGGGGGAATAGCAGTGTGGAAATTGGATACGCAGAGAGagagttgaagaagaagacgcTTTCATCATGCATGAGATGA